The genome window TGTTTTGATATGAAGGACGGGCGGGATCGAACCGGACCGATTACAAAAGATATGATCAGGAAAGCCAAAGAAAATATCATTCTGAGGAGAGATACGCATATCGATCAACTGGCAGACAAACTCGAGGAAGAGCGTGTAAGGCGTGTTATTGAGCCGATATTGGCAGGTGGTGAGCAGCCCGAGCAGATTCCAGTGGATGATATTTACTATGTTCGCGACCTGGGGCTGATTCGGACAAAAGGGCAGATACGGATTGCCAACAGGATATATCAGGAGATTATACCAAGAGAACTGACTTACAGCACACAGTTGACTATCAGCCATGATCCAATATGGTATATTTATTCTCAAGACAGTCGTCTGAATATGGATAAGCTTTTAACTGCTTTCCAGGAATTCTTTCGAAAGCACTCAGAACACTGGGTCGAGAGATTCGATTACAAAGAAGCCGGGCCTCAACTTTTGCTCCAGGCATTTCTTCAGAGAATTATTAATGGCGGAGGCCGTGTAGAACGAGAATACGGCATAGGACGCATGAGAACGGATCTGCTTGTGATCTGGCCGTATCCTGACGGTGTACAGGAGATTGTGCTGGAATTAAAGATACTGTATGACTCCATGGAACAAACTATTAAGGATGGCCTGAGCCAAACCTCAAAATATATGGATAAATGCGGAACAGATGAAGCACATCTGATTATCTTTGATCGAACCAAAAAAAAATCCTGGGATAAAAAGATATTTCAGCAAGAAGAAATATACCGGCAAAGAAAGATAAAAGTGTGGGGGATGTAAGGGCAAAATGGGGTCAAACATAGACCCTTTGTTTTCTCAGTTTCTTGAGAGCAATACTAGTACCTTACTCCTGAAATTCTGTCACAAAAAACAAGAATTTCATTTATGAAATTTTGTAATATTTGTATATATTTATTACATATAAAAAAAATTTACAAGTAATTTTCTCCCTTATTGATATCAGCAGGTCGAGTCTCGGCACACCGGATCGAAATATGATAAAAATTCGAGGATTGAGTGAAGACAGGTATATGGTAAATCTTGACGGAAGGCCTCTTTCCGGGGCAGGTGTTTACGGTGGCTATTATGTCGACTGAAACATGCTTTCCTTTCAGGATATAGAAAAGGGACGGGGAAAAGAAAGAAGATAAAATTTAAAAAAGTTGTTTCTGAGCAATTCCCCGTTAATCCCAAAAGAGGTGGCGGTCTCCTCAAAATTGAGGCCTGGGAGAATGGAAAAGGAAAAATTGTCAAATACAACATTTACGCAAAAAAAGAAGGGTTGTTTTCTCTGAATTGATGTCCGATATGAATCGCACGCCTGTAAGTCTGAATAATGATCTAAAAATATTATCAAAATATCAATTGGTAAATATTTTTAAAGAGGCCAATCCTGGACATGGCGTACAGAAAGTGATTGAGCCAACATTTGGCAGCGAGAAAATAGAATTTAAAGCAGAAATATAAGTTTTTTTAGTTAATTACGTCGAAAAAGCGCATTGACGCCGGGGGCTTATATGTTTAACCGGGATTAATTTGTCAAAGATTCTTATTTACAAACAAATATTAATATGCTATATTATAACACTTAGATATATAATACGAAATTATAGATAAAGCCATATGAAGTGGTGTATTTAATTTATTCAGCCGAAAGTAATTTTTTTTAGCAGTCTCATATCAGTTTATAAGCTGTAAAATATAAATAAAAAAGCCAGGAAGGTTTTAGAGGGCACAAATGCCTTTAAAATTTTTCTGGCTTTTTTTTTGGAGGAAGGGATAATATTTTAAAACAAGCTTTTAACATACGGTTTTATTTATCTTTTTTTGTCTTTATAGTGATTGGCGGTCTCTTTTTATCAACCGCCTTTGCAAAAGAAGCAAAGCAGGTTGAAAAGGATACTGACGGTGACGGGAAGATTGACCGGATCGCGTTTTTTGATGCCAAAGGCAAAATTGCAAGGCTTGAAAACGACAGCAATAATGACGGCCTGATGGATCGTTTTCAGTATTATAAGGATGAAATACTGATCCGGCTCGAAAGGGATACTGATTTTGATCAGAAGATTGACTGTATTGACTATTTTAAAGATGAAAAAAGGATCCGGCAAAAAAAAATTAACGAGTTGGAAAAAGTCTGCCGGATCATCCTGTTTGATGAAAACGAACAGCCACTTTTGATCAAAAAGGATACCACAGACAGCGGCGGTTTTGACACTATTTATTATTTTGAAAAAGGGAAGCTTGCATCTTCCACCAGGGATACGGATGAAAACGGAAAGGTAAATGTCTGGCTAAAATATAAAGACGGCAAGCCGGTAGAGCAAAAGACGGACGCTGATGAAGACGGAAGGCTTGAAAGAATAGTCATGTATGACCAGGAAGGGCTTCCGGAAAAAAGCAGCCACGACCTTGATATAGACGGGAAAATGGAAACCTTTCGTTTTTATCAAAATGGCGAGATCAAAAAACAGCAAAAGGATATCAACCTTGACGGGCTGATCGATTCCGTCACAAATTTTAAAGATTCCCGGCCGATCAATCAGGAAAAGGATTCAAACCTTGACGGAAAGTTTGACATCTTCACAACCTTTAAACAAGGCCAAGCTTTTACCCGGAACAAGGATACGAATTTTGACGGTAAAATTGATTATTTCAGCCGGTTTGATCAGGCCGGCCTGGTTAAAGAGATAAAAGAAGACACAAGGAATTCCGGAAAGATCGACCGGATCAGGTTTTTTAAAAAGGGAGCGCCTGCCCGGGTGGAATATGATGCCGACGGGGACGGCTTCCTGGAGACTGTTTCGCTTTTTAAAAACGGGAAGCTGTATCTTCAAACAGAAGATAAAAACAGGGACAAAAAGCCGGATGTCAAAATATTTTTCACCAAAAAAGAAGAAAAGCAAAGGGTTGAGAGCGACACAGACTTAAACGGTAAAACCGACACATGGCAGTTTTATAAGAATAATAAAATTATTAAACTTGAAAAAGATGAGAACGGAAACGGCATTGTCGATTTAAGGGTCTTTTTTAAAAAAGGTTTAAAGAAAAAACTGGTTAAAGACAGCGACCATAACGGGTATTTTGAGATAACCGAGTGGTTTGACCGCCCGGAATGGTCTATGGTGATGGAGCAGGATGCAAACCGGGATAACAATATTGAAGCCCGCTTTTTTTATAAGGATGGAGTTTTAAGGCTGAAAGAGATCGACGAAGACGGAGACGGCCGTTTAAATTTAAAGGAGCATTACACCAAAGACGGCAAACTCTTTAAAAGCGAGGAAGACGATGGAGATACCGGCCGGTTGAATATTGTCTGGTATTATGATGATTCGAAAAATCCGGTGCGGGCGGAAAAGGATAATAAGGGCGATGGCCGGATAGATACGTGGTATTTTTATGATCAGGGAAGGCTTACATCGGTCGAAGAGGATACAAACGGAGACGGTAAGCCGGATATTTGGGAAGAGTATGATGACGCGGAAGCTCTGGTCAGCCGGAAAAAGGATCTTGATTTTGACGGCCGGCCGGATATGACTGATCAGTAATTTTTTTATAGACTTTAATATAAAGATTTTGGGTGCGTTATCGGTCGTCGGGGTATTACAATACGCCTTCCTCCCTCTGGCCTTCCCAAAACCATTATCCTAAA of Desulfosarcina sp. BuS5 contains these proteins:
- a CDS encoding AAA family ATPase, with product MRFFNTAGPVVSIDHYCLSPLDRFDLDEILSLINQKKYFVLHAPRQTGKTTCLLALMEYLNAGSQYRCLYFNVESAQAAREDVRQGMRAILDEMASSAIYFLNDDFPESHWLQVLEKSGEYGALNKMLSLWAKESSLPLVILIDEIDSLVGDTLISILRQLRTGYSKRPASFPQSIVLCGVRDVRDYRIHSTQEKAIITGGSAFNIKAKSLMLGDFSRKEVSLLYSQHTKETGQVFEDKALDLVWDLTQGQPWLVNALGYEVCFDMKDGRDRTGPITKDMIRKAKENIILRRDTHIDQLADKLEEERVRRVIEPILAGGEQPEQIPVDDIYYVRDLGLIRTKGQIRIANRIYQEIIPRELTYSTQLTISHDPIWYIYSQDSRLNMDKLLTAFQEFFRKHSEHWVERFDYKEAGPQLLLQAFLQRIINGGGRVEREYGIGRMRTDLLVIWPYPDGVQEIVLELKILYDSMEQTIKDGLSQTSKYMDKCGTDEAHLIIFDRTKKKSWDKKIFQQEEIYRQRKIKVWGM